One part of the Raphanus sativus cultivar WK10039 chromosome 7, ASM80110v3, whole genome shotgun sequence genome encodes these proteins:
- the LOC108815037 gene encoding DNA-directed RNA polymerase 1, mitochondrial gives MWRNILRKATLRKLKPFSDPNRTRVVLSSIHLVGSSVQNRSATNPFRELRRATSVPHRGFATTSAQAIEEDSSSYEMIPKRGRLAAPPKYSSLKQRQVKIETEEWERAARECREIIQDMCEHKLAPSLPYVKSLFLGWFEPLRDAVQADIDSFGVKRGKRKVPPYAPYMEQLPADMMAVITMHKMVALLMTNAEGVGVVRVVNAATSVGEGVEQEARISSFMRKAKKTVNDDVDGLGEGETKEAVKLKKQINTLLKKHKVRQVSGIVKAHDSFKPWGQEAQVKVGARLIQLLLETAYIQPPVEQFDDGPPEIRPAFKQSSKNVTLENTKLSRRYGCIECDPLIRKGLDKSARHMVIPYLPMLIPPRNWTGYDQGAHFFLPSYIMRTNGSKQQRIAINKTPKAQLDPVFKALDTLGNTKWRINKKVLSLVDRIWANGGRLGGLVDRDDVPIPEEPDSEDQEELKQWKWKFKEANKENSERHSQRCDVELKLEVARKMKEEEGFYFPHNVDFRGRAYPMHPYLNHLGSDLCRGILEFCEGKPLGKSGLRWLKIHIANLYAGGVDKFANGDRVAFTESHLEDIFDSFDRPLEGKRWWLNAEDPFQCLAACMNLSEALRSPFPEAAISHIPIHQDGSCNGLQHYAALGRDKTGAAAVNLFTGEKPADIYADIAARVLKIMQKDAEEDPETFPYAKLMLDLVDRKLVKQTVMTTVYGVTYSGARNQIKKRLKERGAFADDSQNFHAACYAARVTTNALEEMFGAARAIQIWFGQCAKLIGSQNKAVCWTTPLGLPVVQPYRQPGRHLVKTTLQVLTIKRDTEKVKARKQMTAFAPNFVHSLDASHMMMTAVACNKAGLSFAGVHDSFWTHASDVDVMNKILREKFVELYDKPVLENLLESFQKSFPGLRFPPLPERGDFDLREVLRSPYFFN, from the exons ATGTGGAGGAACATTCTACGAAAAGCCACTTTGAGAAAGCTCAAACCTTTCTCCGACCCCAACAGAACCCGCGTCGTCCTCTCCTCGATCCATCTCGTGGGCAGCAGCGTTCAAAACCGATCAGCGACAAACCCATTTCGCGAATTGCGAAGAGCAACCTCTGTTCCGCACAGAGGGTTCGCTACTACATCCGCGCAAGCAATCGAAGAAGATTCCTCCTCTTACGAGATGATCCCTAAAAGAGGGAGACTTGCAGCACCACCAAAGTACTCTTCTTTGAAGCAGAGACAGGTGAAGATCGAGACGGAGGAATGGGAGAGAGCGGCGAGGGAGTGTCGCGAGATTATACAAGACATGTGCGAGCACAAGCTTGCTCCCAGCCTTCCTTACGTGAAGTCTCTGTTTCTCGGGTGGTTCGAGCCTCTGCGCGACGCTGTTCAAGCTGACATTGATTCGTTTGGAGTCAAGAGAGGGAAGAGGAAGGTCCCTCCTTATGCTCCTTATATGGAGCAGTTGCCTGCTGACATGATGGCTGTTATCACTATGCATAAGATGGTGGCGCTGTTGATGACGAATGCTGAAGGTGTTGGTGTTGTTAGGGTAGTGAACGCTGCTACTAGTGTTGGGGAAGGTGTTGAGCAGGAG GCCAGGATCAGTAGCTTTATGCGGAAAGCTAAGAAGACGGTCAATGATGATGTGGATGGTTTAGGAGAGGGTGAGACTAAAGAAGCGGTGAAGCTGAAGAAACAAATTAATACGCTGTTGAAAAaacataaggtgaggcaagtaAGTGGAATAGTGAAGGCACATGACTCGTTCAAGCCATGGGGTCAAGAGGCTCAAGTGAAG GTTGGGGCACGTTTGATTCAGCTATTGTTGGAAACTGCTTATATACAGCCTCCAGTTGAACAGTTTGATGATGGTCCACCAGAGATCCGACCTGCTTTTAAGCAATCTTCCAAAAATGTCACTTTAGAAAATAC AAAATTGAGCAGGAGATATGGTTGCATCGAATGCGATCCTCTGATCCGAAAGGGCCTTGACAAATCA GCTAGACATATGGTCATTCCTTACTTGCCAATGTTAATACCTCCTCGGAACTGGACAGG GTATGATCAAGGGGCACATTTTTTCTTGCCTTCATACATCATGAGGACAAATGGATCTAAACAACAACGTATTGCAATAAATAAAACTCCCAAGGCGCAACTGGATCCAGTATTCAAG GCGTTAGATACTCTTGGAAACACCAAATGGAGAATAAACAAAAAGGTGTTAAGCTTGGTGGACCGAATCTGGGCCAATGGAGGTCGTCTTGGTGGTCTGGTTGACCGTGATGAC GTACCCATTCCAGAGGAGCCCGACAGTGAGGACCAGGAAGAACTAAAGCAATGGAAATGGAAATTTAAGGAAGCAAATAAGGAAAACAGCGAGAGACATTCACAAAGGTGTGATGTAGAGCTCAAACTCGAG GTGGCACGTAAAatgaaggaagaagaaggtttCTACTTCCCTCACAACGTTGACTTCCGTGGCCGAGCGTATCCCATGCATCCGTATCTTAACCATCTCGGTTCTGATCTCTGCCGTGGCATTCTTGAGTTTTGTGAGGGAAAGCCTCTAGGAAAATCAGGATTGCGGTGGCTGAAGATACATATAGCAAACTTATACGCTGGTGGTGTTGATAAGTTTGCTAATGGGGATCGGGTTGCATTTACCGAGAGTCACTTGGAAGATATATTTGATTCTTTTGATAGACCTCTTGAAGGAAAAAGATGGTGGCTTAATGCAGAGGATCCCTTTCAGTGTTTGGCTGCTTGCATGAACCTTTCAGAAGCTTTGAGAAGCCCTTTTCCTGAAGCAGCTATATCTCATATCCCCATACACCAG GATGGCTCATGTAATGGTTTACAACACTATGCTGCTCTTGGGAGGGATAAG ACTGGAGCAGCTGCTGTCAACCTCTTTACAGGTGAAAAGCCGGCTGATATTTATGCAGATATTGCTGCTAG GGTTCTCAAGATCATGCAGAAAGATGCAGAGGAAGATCCTGAAACATTTCCCTATGCCAAGCTCATGCTTGACCTG GTTGATAGGAAGCTGGTAAAACAGACTGTCATGACAACAGTGTATGGTGTTACTTACAGTGGCGCACGTAACCAAATAAAGAAGAGGTTAAAAGAGCGTGGTGCCTTTGCGGATGATTCACAAAATTTTCATGCAGCTTGTTATGCAGCAAGA GTCACTACGAACGCACTGGAAGAGATGTTTGGAGCGGCTAGAGCCATTCAGATTTGGTTCGGTCAATGTGCAAAG CTAATAGGTTCACAAAACAAAGCAGTTTGTTGGACGACTCCTCTTGGACTTCCAGTTGTACAACCCTATCGGCAGCCTGGAAGACACTTG GTTAAGACTACCCTTCAGGTGTTGACTATAAAACGAGATACTGAAAAG GTCAAAGCAAGGAAGCAGATGACAGCTTTTGCACCAAATTTTGTACATTCCCTTGATGCGTCTCACATGATGATGACAGCAGTTGCTTGCAACAAGGCAGGTTTGAGTTTTGCAG GGGTGCATGACTCATTCTGGACGCATGCATCCGATGTTGATGTAATGAACAAAATACTCAGAGAGAAGTTTGTTGAGCTCTACGACAAGCCAGTcttagaaaat CTGTTGGAGAGTTTCCAGAAGTCCTTCCCAGGCCTAAGGTTTCCACCATTGCCAGAAAGAGGCGACTTTGATCTAAGAGAGGTCTTACGGTCGCCATACTTCTTCAACTAA
- the LOC108814893 gene encoding uncharacterized protein LOC108814893: MEETGRKGVPFPGFEMSVHNDDCVFRRSLSCRLQRRAPCPLLLPPRPPPSAVAPSTSASELCQKGTDPIPLLSPLVLPSMRQPNSTTASH, from the coding sequence ATGGAGGAAACAGGGCGTAAAGGAGTTCCATTTCCAGGTTTTGAGATGAGTGTTCACAACGACGACTGTGTATTCCGGCGATCTTTAAGCTGCCGTCTTCAGAGACGAGCTCCTTGTCCTCTCTTATTACCACCAAGACCTCCTCCTTCCGCCGTAGCCCCTTCTACATCTGCGTCTGAGCTCTGTCAAAAGGGCACAGATCCAATCCCTCTATTGTCCCCACTCGTCCTTCCTTCAATGCGTCAACCTAATTCCACGACGGCCTCTCACTAA
- the LOC108837156 gene encoding probable E3 ubiquitin-protein ligase RHG1A: MGILLSCLRVPEQGNESRNVSRIPAFSHPIMNNFPLKFEQLSRNLERREFSSVTNKEEDVCPTCFYEYTEDNPKTVLQCGHIFHLACIYEWMERSAACPFCSKTMLFLEGEITEQVE, translated from the exons ATGGGTATTTTACTTTCCTGTCTTCGCGTTCCGGAGCAAGGTAATGAGTCTCGAAACGTATCCAGAATCCCAGCCTTCAGCCACCCAATAATGAATAACTTTCCCCTCAAG TTCGAGCAACTATCTCGAAACCTGGAAAGAAGGGAATTTTCCTCTGTCACCAACAAAGAAGAAGACGTTTGTCCGACATGTTTCTATG AGTACACTGAGGATAATCCGAAAACAGTTCTACAATGTGGACATATCTTTCACCTCGCCTGCATCTATGAATGGATGGAGAGAAGTGCAGCTTGTCCCTTTTGTTCCAAG ACAATGCTTTTCTTGGAGGGTGAAATTACAGAGCAGGTGGAGTAA
- the LOC130497988 gene encoding floral homeotic protein APETALA 1 A, with translation MGRGRVQLKRIENKINRQVTFSKRRAGLMKKAHEISVLCDAEVALVVFSHKGKLFEYSTDSCMEKILERYERYSYAERQLIAPESDSNTNWSMEYNRLKAKIELLERNQRHYLGEDLQAMSPKELQNLEQQLDTALKHIRCRKNQLMYDSINELQRKEKAIQEQNSMLSKQIKEREKVLKAQQEQWDEQNHGNNMPPLPPPQQHQIQHPYMLSHQPSPFLNMGGLYQEEDQMAMRRNDLDLSLEPVYNCNLGCFGA, from the exons ATGGGAAGGGGTAGGGTTCAATTGAAGAGGATAGAGAACAAGATCAATAGACAAGTGACATTCTCGAAAAGAAGAGCTGGTCTTATGAAGAAAGCTCATGAGATCTCTGTTCTGTGTGATGCTGAAGTTGCCCTTGTTGTCTTCTCCCATAAGGGGAAACTCTTTGAATACTCCACTGATTCTTG TATGGAGAAGATACTTGAACGCTATGAGAGGTACTCTTACGCCGAGAGACAGCTTATAGCACCCGAGTCCGACTCCAAC ACGAACTGGTCGATGGAGTATAATAGGCTTAAGGCTAAGATTGAGCTTTTGGAGAGAAACCAGAG GCACTATCTTGGGGAAGACTTGCAAGCAATGAGCCCTAAGGAGCTCCAGAATCTAGAGCAACAGCTTGACACTGCTCTTAAGCACATCCGCTGTAGAAAA AACCAACTTATGTACGACTCCATCAATGAGCTCCAAAGAAAG GAGAAGGCCATACAGGAACAAAACAGCATGCTTTCCAAGCAG ATTAAGGAGAGGGAAAAGGTTCTTAAGGCGCAACAAGAGCAATGGGACGAGCAGAACCATGGTAATAATATGCCTCCGCTTCCACCCCCGCAGCAGCATCAAATCCAGCATCCTTACATGCTCTCCCATCAGCCATCTCCTTTTCTCAACATGGG TGGGCTGtatcaagaagaagatcaaatgGCAATGAGGAGGAACGATCTCGATCTGTCTCTTGAACCCGTTTACAACTGCAATCTTGGCTGCTTTGGCGCATGA